A genomic stretch from Kribbella amoyensis includes:
- a CDS encoding helix-turn-helix domain-containing protein, with protein sequence MAGRSEPGPTALRIMLGAHLRQLRERAGVSRSQAGWAIRGSESKISRLELGRVGFKERDVRDLLTLYGVTDEAERDRLVQLGRDANNRGWWHQYSDVTPDWFDAYLGLEAAATLIRTYEIQFVPGLLQIPEYTRAVARLTPGGADRSASEVEQIVELRRTRQQVLRRDRPLKLWAVVEESVLRRPIGGADVLRAQLAALLEAIQLPNVTLQVIPTGSSGHPATGGAFSVLRFPEADLPDVVYLEHLTSAIYLDKRDDVDAYTHILDTLAATVPPPGETEHLLTETLAEVG encoded by the coding sequence ATGGCCGGGCGAAGCGAGCCGGGGCCGACGGCTCTGCGCATCATGCTGGGCGCGCACTTGCGGCAACTGCGGGAGCGCGCCGGAGTCAGCCGGTCCCAGGCCGGCTGGGCGATCCGCGGCTCGGAGTCGAAGATCAGCCGGCTGGAGCTCGGCCGGGTCGGCTTCAAGGAGCGCGACGTCCGCGACCTGCTCACGCTGTACGGCGTGACCGACGAGGCCGAGCGGGATCGGCTGGTCCAGCTCGGCCGCGACGCGAACAACCGCGGCTGGTGGCATCAGTACAGCGACGTCACCCCGGACTGGTTCGACGCGTACCTCGGGCTGGAGGCGGCGGCCACCTTGATCCGCACGTACGAGATCCAGTTCGTGCCCGGCCTGCTGCAGATCCCCGAGTACACGCGGGCCGTCGCGCGGCTGACTCCCGGTGGCGCGGATCGGTCCGCGAGCGAGGTGGAGCAGATCGTCGAGCTGCGCCGGACGCGTCAGCAGGTGCTGCGCCGGGATCGGCCGCTCAAGCTGTGGGCGGTCGTCGAGGAGTCGGTCCTGCGGCGCCCGATCGGTGGCGCCGACGTCCTGCGGGCCCAGCTCGCCGCGTTGCTCGAAGCGATCCAGCTGCCGAACGTCACCCTCCAGGTCATCCCGACCGGTAGTTCGGGGCACCCGGCGACCGGTGGAGCCTTCAGCGTGCTCCGGTTCCCCGAGGCCGATCTCCCGGACGTCGTCTACCTCGAGCACCTCACCAGCGCGATCTACCTCGACAAACGCGACGACGTCGACGCGTACACCCACATCCTCGACACCCTCGCCGCCACCGTTCCCCCACCGGGCGAGACGGAGCACCTGCTGACCGAGACGCTCGCCGAGGTCGGCTGA
- a CDS encoding class I SAM-dependent methyltransferase has protein sequence MSPEDPAVVSRRIARESLTKDDPTGWFEELYAAAENGQAVVPWDRGAANALLTDWIETAGPDGTGKTALVVGAGTGWDAELVADLGYATTAFDISPSAVEAAKRAHPDSKAEYVVADLLDPPAEWHRAFDLVVEIYTVQALPISLQANATKQVGEQVRPGGTLLVIASARPEGLADDDVEGPPWPLTRAAVEAFALDDLRLIQLDETPHPTEPSLFRWRAEYLRD, from the coding sequence ATGAGCCCCGAAGACCCCGCTGTCGTCTCCCGCCGGATCGCCCGGGAGTCGCTGACCAAGGACGATCCGACCGGCTGGTTCGAGGAGCTGTACGCCGCCGCCGAGAACGGCCAGGCCGTCGTCCCGTGGGACCGCGGTGCGGCCAACGCGCTGCTCACCGACTGGATCGAGACCGCCGGGCCGGACGGTACGGGCAAGACCGCGCTCGTGGTCGGTGCCGGCACCGGGTGGGACGCGGAGCTGGTCGCCGACCTCGGCTACGCCACCACCGCGTTCGACATCTCACCGTCGGCGGTCGAGGCGGCGAAGCGAGCGCATCCGGACTCCAAGGCCGAGTACGTGGTGGCCGACCTGCTGGATCCGCCGGCCGAGTGGCATCGCGCGTTCGACCTGGTGGTGGAGATCTACACGGTCCAGGCGTTGCCGATCTCGCTCCAGGCGAACGCGACCAAGCAGGTCGGCGAGCAGGTCCGGCCCGGCGGGACGCTGCTGGTGATCGCGTCCGCACGGCCCGAGGGCCTCGCGGACGACGACGTCGAGGGGCCGCCGTGGCCGCTGACCCGGGCCGCCGTCGAGGCCTTCGCGCTCGACGACCTGCGGCTGATCCAGCTCGACGAGACCCCGCACCCGACCGAACCGTCACTGTTCCGCTGGCGGGCTGAGTACCTGCGCGACTGA
- a CDS encoding ATP-dependent DNA ligase, protein MLLAEVVATSTALSQTRSRRAKADLIASLLTTATDPVETEIVVTYLSGELRQRRTGVGWRTLADAAGPAESTSLTVEEVDRAFGELAEISGAGSQARRREAVDALFGRATEDEQRFLRFLVSGELRQGALDGVMADAVAKATGIGLDKIRAATMLRGAAAPVAVAVLTEGEAGLDQFGLEVGRGVQPMLAQSATGVAEAMTKTGAPAAIEWKLDGIRIQAHRDGDTVVVYTRTLDDITNRVPEVVDAVRALKAEQIVLDGELIALRPGGRPEPFQVTGSRTATRAATGPETVPLTPYFFDILHVDGQDLLGLDGAERYEWLRKVVPEEQRIPRLVTADPEAGQEFFADAVRRGHEGVMVKSLTVPYEAGRRGSGWVKVKQTHTLDLVVLAAEWGHGRRTGWLSNLHLGARDEATGEFVMLGKTFKGLTDELLRWQTERFQQLAVRRDDYTVYLRPEIVVEIAFDGVQTSPRYPAGMALRFARVLRYREDKAASEADTVQSVRAIHQPEEDR, encoded by the coding sequence ATGTTGCTAGCCGAGGTGGTCGCCACTTCGACCGCGTTGAGCCAGACCCGGTCACGCCGGGCGAAGGCCGACCTGATCGCGTCCCTGCTGACCACGGCCACCGATCCGGTGGAGACCGAGATCGTCGTGACGTACCTGTCCGGCGAGTTGCGGCAGCGCCGGACCGGCGTCGGTTGGCGCACGCTGGCCGACGCGGCCGGGCCGGCCGAGAGCACGTCACTCACGGTCGAGGAGGTCGACCGGGCGTTCGGCGAGCTGGCCGAGATCTCGGGTGCGGGTTCGCAGGCACGTCGGCGGGAGGCGGTCGACGCGTTGTTCGGCCGGGCGACCGAGGACGAGCAGCGGTTCCTCCGGTTCCTGGTCAGTGGTGAGCTGCGGCAGGGAGCGCTCGACGGCGTGATGGCCGACGCGGTCGCCAAGGCCACCGGGATAGGTCTCGACAAGATCCGGGCCGCGACGATGCTCCGTGGCGCGGCCGCACCGGTGGCCGTCGCCGTGCTGACCGAGGGCGAGGCGGGGCTGGACCAGTTCGGTCTCGAGGTCGGTCGCGGGGTCCAGCCGATGCTGGCCCAGTCGGCGACCGGTGTGGCCGAGGCGATGACGAAGACGGGCGCGCCGGCCGCGATCGAGTGGAAGCTGGACGGCATCCGGATCCAGGCCCACCGCGACGGTGACACGGTGGTCGTCTACACCCGGACGCTCGACGACATCACCAACCGCGTCCCCGAGGTGGTCGACGCCGTCCGCGCGCTCAAGGCCGAGCAGATCGTGCTCGACGGCGAGCTGATCGCGCTCCGCCCGGGCGGACGGCCCGAGCCCTTCCAGGTCACGGGTTCCCGGACGGCGACCCGGGCGGCGACCGGGCCCGAGACGGTGCCGCTGACGCCGTACTTCTTCGACATCCTGCACGTCGACGGCCAGGACCTGCTCGGCCTCGACGGCGCCGAGCGGTACGAGTGGCTGCGCAAGGTGGTCCCCGAGGAGCAGCGGATCCCGCGCCTCGTCACCGCGGACCCGGAAGCCGGTCAGGAGTTCTTCGCCGACGCAGTCCGCCGGGGCCACGAGGGCGTGATGGTGAAGTCGCTGACCGTTCCGTACGAGGCGGGCCGGCGCGGGTCGGGCTGGGTCAAGGTGAAGCAGACCCACACCCTCGACCTGGTCGTGCTCGCCGCGGAGTGGGGTCATGGCCGCCGGACCGGCTGGCTGTCCAACCTCCACCTCGGCGCGCGGGACGAGGCCACCGGCGAGTTCGTGATGCTGGGCAAGACGTTCAAGGGGCTCACCGACGAGCTGCTCCGCTGGCAGACCGAGCGGTTCCAGCAGCTCGCGGTCCGGCGGGACGACTACACCGTCTACCTGCGCCCGGAGATCGTGGTCGAGATCGCGTTCGACGGGGTGCAGACCTCGCCGCGCTATCCGGCCGGGATGGCCCTCCGGTTCGCGAGAGTACTGCGGTACCGCGAGGACAAGGCCGCGAGCGAGGCTGACACCGTGCAGTCGGTCCGCGCCATCCACCAACCCGAAGAGGACCGATGA
- a CDS encoding Dyp-type peroxidase — protein sequence MVTDPTPGPTASTRVLPQSVLMPLTGSAIFLVVRIEPGGEATTRDLLERVTGLTRSVGFRVPAGNLSCVTSIGSDVWDRLFAGPRPRKLHPFAELDGGKHKAVSTPGDLLFHIRAAHLDQCFELATQIMKELDGAATVVDEVHGFKYFEMRDLLGFVDGTENPAGTEAAEAVLIGTEDPEFAGGSYVIVQKYLHDMKAWNALTVEQQELVIGRTKLEDIELHDDVKPSNAHIALNVIEDDDGNELQILRDNMPFGTVGSEEFGTYFIGYAKDPGVTELMLRRMFLGEPAGNYDRILDFSTAVTGTLFFTPTAEFLDELPDAP from the coding sequence ATGGTGACCGATCCGACTCCTGGTCCGACCGCCTCGACCCGCGTCCTCCCGCAGTCCGTCCTGATGCCGCTGACCGGGTCCGCGATCTTCCTGGTGGTGCGGATCGAGCCAGGCGGTGAGGCGACCACGCGGGATCTGCTCGAGCGCGTCACCGGACTCACCCGGTCGGTCGGCTTCCGGGTGCCGGCCGGCAACCTGTCCTGCGTCACCAGCATCGGCTCCGACGTCTGGGACCGGTTGTTCGCCGGACCCCGGCCGCGGAAACTGCACCCGTTCGCCGAGCTCGACGGCGGCAAGCACAAGGCCGTGTCGACACCTGGCGACCTGCTCTTCCACATCCGCGCGGCGCACCTGGACCAGTGCTTCGAGCTGGCCACCCAGATCATGAAAGAGCTCGACGGGGCCGCCACCGTGGTCGACGAGGTGCACGGGTTCAAGTACTTCGAGATGCGGGACCTGCTCGGCTTCGTCGACGGCACCGAGAACCCGGCCGGTACGGAGGCCGCCGAGGCGGTGCTGATCGGCACGGAGGATCCGGAGTTCGCGGGCGGCAGCTACGTGATCGTGCAGAAGTACCTGCACGACATGAAGGCGTGGAACGCGCTCACCGTCGAGCAGCAGGAGCTGGTCATCGGCCGGACCAAGCTGGAGGACATCGAGCTGCACGACGACGTGAAGCCGAGCAACGCGCACATCGCGCTCAACGTGATCGAGGACGACGACGGCAACGAGCTGCAGATCCTGCGCGACAACATGCCGTTCGGGACCGTCGGCTCGGAGGAGTTCGGCACGTACTTCATCGGGTACGCGAAGGACCCGGGCGTGACCGAGCTGATGCTACGGCGGATGTTCCTGGGCGAGCCGGCCGGCAACTACGACCGCATCCTCGACTTCTCCACCGCGGTCACCGGCACGTTGTTCTTCACGCCCACCGCCGAGTTCCTCGACGAGCTGCCGGACGCTCCCTGA
- a CDS encoding pyridoxal phosphate-dependent decarboxylase family protein, translating to MTDVLARLRELQQADLPTHGGSTLAYVYDSGLAEADELGRQALALYGATNGLDPTVFPSLRALENELVGWAARLLRGPDAVGTVTSGGTESVLLAVQAARDASPGITSPSMVLPSTAHAAFHKAAHYFGVRAVVVDVDPATFRAKPAEMAAACDDTTVLLVAGAPSYAHGVVDPVEEIAALAADRGIRCHVDACIGGWVLPYLRLDGVEVPAFDFTVPGVTSVSVDLHKYAYTPKGASILLHRDPGLRRAQFFASADWPGYTMLNSTLQSTKSGAPLAAAWTVVRHIGDDGYRRLARTAYDATRKLAESAGAIDGLTVIAEPATTLVALRSDERADVFTIADELVALGWFVQPQLSFRDQGPSLHLTVSAATADRLDELLDALAKATRAAQEAGPVQVQPELAQAAAALDPATLDDAAFDGLLTIAGLGDTAATGTLPARMAPVNALLDVAPPRLREALLIAFLDRLMRPS from the coding sequence ATGACCGACGTCCTGGCCCGCTTGCGGGAACTGCAGCAGGCGGACCTGCCGACCCACGGCGGCAGCACGCTCGCCTACGTGTACGACTCGGGTCTCGCCGAGGCCGACGAGCTCGGCCGGCAGGCGCTCGCGTTGTACGGGGCGACGAACGGGCTCGACCCGACCGTGTTCCCGAGCCTGCGCGCCTTGGAGAACGAGCTCGTCGGCTGGGCGGCTCGGCTCCTTCGCGGTCCGGATGCCGTGGGGACCGTGACGTCCGGTGGGACCGAGTCGGTCCTCCTGGCCGTGCAGGCTGCTCGGGACGCCTCCCCCGGCATCACCTCGCCAAGCATGGTCCTGCCGTCGACGGCGCATGCCGCGTTCCACAAGGCCGCGCACTACTTCGGCGTCCGCGCCGTGGTCGTGGATGTCGACCCGGCCACGTTCCGCGCGAAGCCGGCGGAAATGGCGGCCGCTTGCGACGACACCACGGTGCTCCTGGTGGCCGGCGCCCCGTCGTACGCGCATGGCGTGGTCGATCCGGTCGAGGAGATCGCGGCGCTGGCGGCGGACCGGGGAATCAGGTGTCACGTCGACGCGTGCATCGGCGGGTGGGTGCTCCCGTACCTGCGGCTCGACGGGGTCGAGGTGCCCGCGTTCGACTTCACGGTGCCGGGCGTGACCAGCGTGTCGGTCGACCTGCACAAGTACGCGTACACCCCGAAGGGCGCCTCGATCCTGCTGCACCGCGATCCGGGACTGCGGCGGGCCCAGTTCTTCGCGAGCGCGGACTGGCCCGGGTACACGATGCTGAACTCGACCCTGCAGTCCACCAAGTCGGGGGCTCCGCTCGCTGCTGCGTGGACGGTGGTCCGGCACATCGGCGACGACGGGTACCGGCGGCTCGCGCGCACCGCGTACGACGCGACCCGGAAGCTGGCCGAGTCGGCCGGGGCCATCGACGGGTTGACGGTGATCGCCGAGCCGGCCACGACGCTGGTGGCGTTGCGGAGTGACGAGCGGGCGGACGTGTTCACGATCGCGGACGAGCTGGTGGCGCTCGGCTGGTTCGTCCAACCCCAGTTGAGCTTCCGCGACCAGGGCCCGTCCCTGCACCTGACGGTCAGCGCGGCGACGGCGGATCGGCTCGACGAGCTCCTGGACGCGTTGGCCAAGGCGACCCGGGCAGCGCAGGAGGCAGGGCCCGTTCAGGTGCAACCGGAGCTCGCTCAGGCAGCCGCGGCGCTGGATCCGGCGACGCTCGACGACGCTGCGTTCGACGGCCTGCTGACGATCGCGGGACTCGGCGACACCGCCGCGACTGGCACGTTGCCGGCCCGGATGGCGCCCGTGAACGCGCTGCTCGACGTCGCTCCCCCACGCTTGCGGGAGGCGTTGCTCATCGCGTTCCTGGATCGGCTGATGCGACCGTCCTGA
- a CDS encoding MFS transporter, which translates to MSAAPLPRRVRIGYALGSVATGSFGTVPGLLLLPYLTDTLGIAAALAGLIVLLPKALDVLLNPVAGRISDRHVSPLGPRRPFLLRGGLALAACFAVLFAAPAFDSKVAGASWVLLAFVGCATAYAFFQVPYIAMPAEITGDYTERTRLMSWRVAFLTLAILISGGASPAIRDAIGGRDGYRAMGLTVAALLVLGTVGAYYGTRRAPIGPAQETTGTLRDQLRVVAQAADFRWLLSTLMLQALAIGSMLAGIDYLARYVLGDPGAASIGFVCVVGPALLVSPLWLAFGNKFGKKTGYAAASAVLGLGAIALTAANHLPAWCVYAATGIVGIGFTGAQVFPLAMLPDVAAVDAARSGVRRAGVFTGIWTAGETLGLALGPGVYALVLAAGGYVSSTDQAAVQPGSAVTAIVLGLSVVPAVLIAISFFTLSRYRLTPEEVLEAR; encoded by the coding sequence ATGTCCGCCGCACCGCTGCCCCGTCGAGTGCGGATCGGGTATGCACTCGGTTCGGTCGCGACCGGGTCGTTCGGCACGGTGCCCGGGTTGCTGCTGCTCCCCTACCTCACCGACACGCTCGGCATCGCGGCCGCGCTCGCGGGCCTCATCGTTTTGTTGCCCAAGGCATTGGACGTGCTGCTGAACCCGGTGGCCGGCCGGATCAGCGACCGCCACGTCTCGCCGCTCGGACCACGGCGCCCGTTCCTGCTCCGAGGCGGTCTCGCCCTCGCTGCGTGTTTCGCGGTGCTGTTCGCCGCCCCCGCGTTCGACTCGAAGGTGGCCGGCGCGTCCTGGGTGCTGCTCGCGTTCGTCGGCTGCGCGACGGCGTACGCGTTCTTCCAGGTGCCGTACATCGCGATGCCGGCCGAGATCACCGGCGACTACACCGAGCGCACCCGGCTGATGTCCTGGCGGGTCGCGTTCCTCACCCTGGCGATCCTGATCAGCGGCGGCGCCTCCCCCGCGATCCGGGACGCGATCGGCGGCCGGGACGGCTACCGCGCCATGGGTCTCACCGTCGCCGCCCTGCTCGTCCTCGGCACGGTCGGCGCGTACTACGGGACGCGGCGGGCTCCGATCGGTCCGGCTCAGGAGACCACCGGGACCCTCCGGGACCAGCTTCGCGTGGTCGCGCAGGCGGCCGACTTCCGCTGGCTGTTGTCGACCTTGATGCTGCAGGCGCTCGCGATCGGTTCGATGCTCGCCGGGATCGACTACCTGGCCCGGTACGTCCTCGGCGATCCGGGGGCCGCGTCGATCGGGTTCGTCTGCGTCGTCGGTCCGGCGCTGCTGGTGAGCCCGTTGTGGCTTGCCTTCGGCAACAAGTTCGGCAAGAAGACCGGGTACGCCGCCGCGTCGGCGGTCCTGGGTCTCGGTGCGATCGCGCTGACCGCGGCCAACCACCTGCCCGCGTGGTGCGTATACGCCGCGACCGGGATCGTCGGGATCGGCTTCACCGGCGCCCAGGTGTTCCCGCTCGCGATGTTGCCCGACGTCGCCGCGGTGGACGCCGCGCGGAGCGGGGTACGCCGGGCCGGTGTGTTCACGGGGATCTGGACCGCGGGCGAGACGCTCGGGCTCGCTCTGGGCCCCGGCGTCTACGCGCTCGTCCTCGCCGCGGGCGGGTACGTCTCGTCCACGGACCAGGCCGCCGTGCAGCCCGGCTCGGCGGTGACCGCGATCGTGCTCGGGCTGTCCGTGGTCCCTGCTGTGCTCATCGCGATCAGCTTCTTCACCTTGTCCCGCTACCGGCTCACGCCCGAGGAAGTCCTGGAGGCCCGATGA
- a CDS encoding CPBP family intramembrane glutamic endopeptidase, giving the protein MDSHQGPPEPQDPRRPADEAPPAESRTSESTPDGASADGTRPPEPTADRRPGVQPSSVQDVRREPVQPQQPGYPAQSGGYTGPGAYLPPEQPRQHPQQQPYPGPSAPPQQPGAYPGPGVYQQPGAYQQPGAYQQPGAYPQQPGAYQQPGAYPPQPGAYPQQPGPYPQQPPYWSPEQPPPYPGQPQAWQQPQYAPYGVRPAEPRAIPAPPGTPFHQLARNVKHRWWRPIVGTGFLLAVAFFASAALVVIWTIVHTLVTGDTPSMEGTDFFPSDLENLAFTLASLAILTPVVLLSAWLVQRRPAWSVASVLNRIRWRWLLFALLPGLAYLAVSFGLSVLMEALFPTTDSAVTDDGSWVGLADFILPLLIILVLVPFQAGAEEFVFRGWLVQAIGAYAPQGTDGNAFVRTAKLVLRTPWPALVISSAAFVSVHGYTGWAMLDIFMFAMVVGYVSVRTGGIEAAIGLHTLNNVFAFLLPAAMGTLDGWAEQGGAPWTLPVTDVPSLAVYAVLVLWLAKRQELTRVSG; this is encoded by the coding sequence ATGGACTCGCACCAGGGCCCACCCGAGCCGCAGGACCCTCGCCGCCCCGCCGACGAGGCGCCGCCGGCCGAATCCCGTACGTCGGAGTCCACCCCCGACGGCGCGTCGGCGGACGGTACCCGCCCGCCGGAGCCTACGGCTGATCGCCGGCCTGGAGTGCAACCGAGCTCGGTCCAGGACGTGCGCCGCGAGCCGGTCCAGCCGCAGCAGCCGGGCTACCCCGCGCAGTCGGGCGGCTACACCGGACCCGGCGCGTACCTGCCGCCGGAGCAACCCAGGCAGCACCCGCAGCAACAGCCGTACCCCGGCCCGTCCGCACCCCCGCAACAACCCGGCGCGTATCCCGGACCCGGTGTGTACCAGCAGCCCGGCGCGTACCAGCAGCCTGGCGCGTACCAGCAGCCTGGCGCCTACCCGCAGCAGCCCGGGGCGTACCAGCAGCCTGGGGCGTACCCGCCACAGCCCGGTGCGTACCCGCAGCAGCCTGGGCCGTATCCGCAACAGCCGCCGTACTGGTCGCCGGAGCAGCCGCCGCCCTATCCCGGCCAGCCGCAGGCCTGGCAGCAGCCGCAGTACGCGCCGTACGGAGTGCGCCCGGCCGAGCCCCGGGCGATCCCCGCCCCACCCGGCACGCCGTTCCACCAGCTCGCGCGCAACGTCAAGCACCGCTGGTGGCGGCCGATCGTCGGCACCGGGTTCCTGCTCGCCGTCGCGTTCTTCGCCAGTGCCGCGCTGGTCGTGATCTGGACGATCGTGCACACCCTCGTCACCGGCGACACCCCGTCGATGGAGGGCACCGACTTCTTCCCGAGCGACCTGGAGAACCTCGCCTTCACGCTCGCCTCGCTCGCTATCCTCACCCCGGTCGTGCTGCTCTCCGCCTGGCTGGTGCAACGCCGCCCGGCCTGGAGCGTCGCGTCCGTACTCAACCGGATCCGCTGGCGCTGGCTGCTCTTCGCGTTGCTCCCGGGCCTCGCCTACCTCGCCGTGTCGTTCGGCCTGAGCGTGCTGATGGAGGCCCTGTTCCCGACCACGGACAGCGCGGTGACCGACGACGGCTCCTGGGTGGGCCTGGCGGACTTCATCCTGCCGCTGCTGATCATCCTCGTCCTCGTCCCGTTCCAGGCGGGTGCGGAGGAGTTCGTCTTCCGCGGCTGGCTGGTGCAGGCGATCGGCGCGTACGCCCCGCAAGGGACCGACGGCAACGCGTTCGTACGGACGGCCAAGCTGGTCCTGCGGACGCCGTGGCCGGCGTTGGTGATCAGCAGCGCCGCGTTCGTCTCGGTGCACGGGTACACCGGCTGGGCCATGCTCGACATCTTCATGTTCGCGATGGTGGTCGGGTACGTGTCGGTGCGGACCGGCGGGATCGAGGCCGCGATCGGGCTGCACACCCTGAACAACGTCTTCGCGTTTTTGTTGCCTGCGGCAATGGGAACGCTGGATGGCTGGGCCGAGCAGGGCGGTGCGCCATGGACCCTCCCGGTGACGGACGTGCCGAGCCTCGCCGTCTACGCCGTACTCGTGCTGTGGCTCGCCAAGCGGCAGGAGCTGACGCGGGTCAGCGGATAA
- a CDS encoding HAD family hydrolase — translation MTNPKSAPIDTVLFDWGGTLATWHTIDLYAVWRSVAALIDAARADELAARLLAAEDSVWARSRDEHRSSTLDEVCLLADVVMTPAALAEYERLWHPHTELDPDALAMLTDLRAQGLRIGVLSNTIWSRQRHEDIFARDGVLDLLDGAVYTSEVPWTKPHPEAFLAAMRAAGATDPASCLFVGDRLFDDVWGAQNVGMRAVHIPHSAIPANQIGHTEGVPDATVQRLAELPALIQTWNRTAA, via the coding sequence GTGACGAATCCGAAGAGCGCACCGATCGACACCGTCCTGTTCGACTGGGGCGGCACGCTGGCGACCTGGCACACCATCGACCTGTACGCCGTCTGGCGGTCGGTGGCCGCGTTGATCGACGCGGCCCGCGCCGACGAGTTGGCCGCGCGGTTGCTCGCCGCCGAGGACTCGGTCTGGGCGCGCTCCCGCGACGAGCACCGCAGCAGCACGCTGGACGAGGTGTGCCTGCTGGCCGACGTGGTGATGACGCCGGCGGCGCTCGCGGAGTACGAGCGGTTGTGGCACCCGCACACCGAGCTCGACCCGGACGCGCTCGCGATGCTCACCGACCTGCGGGCCCAGGGCCTGCGGATCGGCGTGCTGTCGAACACCATCTGGTCCCGGCAGCGGCACGAGGACATTTTCGCCCGCGACGGCGTCCTCGACCTCCTCGACGGGGCCGTGTACACGAGCGAGGTGCCGTGGACGAAGCCGCATCCGGAGGCGTTCCTCGCGGCGATGCGGGCGGCCGGAGCGACCGATCCGGCGAGCTGCCTGTTCGTCGGCGACCGGCTCTTCGACGACGTCTGGGGCGCGCAGAACGTCGGCATGCGCGCGGTCCACATCCCGCACAGCGCGATCCCGGCCAACCAGATCGGCCACACCGAAGGCGTCCCGGACGCGACCGTCCAGCGGCTCGCCGAGCTCCCCGCGCTGATCCAGACCTGGAACCGAACCGCCGCCTGA
- a CDS encoding endonuclease/exonuclease/phosphatase family protein, with the protein MFTTRPRVAALLAAAALGLTLVGGLSASATGTAKSASTSGTATKGAADKPLHVMSYNLRYASDTPPNAWQDRRPVMREQLRMARPELIGTQEGVYPQLQDIAADLGPSYDSIGLGREGGSRGEFMMVFFDTRRLQPLEYDHFWLSDTPDVVGSQTWGGCCPRMVTWVRFLDKATEKQFYAVNTHFEAFDATTRSKSADLLLQRMGGFDPALPVIATGDFNEAGKPGVTVYDKLVTNGPLEDSWLTADRRSPLYATFHGYKPLTPNGDRIDWILTTPGVKVPKASINTFQKDGQYPSDHLPVESWLQLP; encoded by the coding sequence ATGTTCACCACCCGCCCCCGAGTCGCCGCGCTCCTCGCCGCGGCCGCCCTCGGTCTCACTCTCGTCGGCGGCCTCTCGGCCTCCGCGACCGGCACCGCCAAGTCCGCGAGCACTTCCGGAACAGCGACCAAGGGTGCGGCGGACAAACCGCTGCACGTGATGTCGTACAACCTGCGCTACGCGAGCGACACCCCGCCGAACGCCTGGCAGGACCGGCGCCCGGTGATGCGCGAGCAGCTCCGGATGGCGCGGCCCGAGCTCATCGGGACCCAGGAGGGCGTCTACCCGCAACTCCAGGACATCGCCGCCGACCTCGGCCCGTCGTACGACTCGATCGGTCTCGGCCGTGAAGGCGGCAGCCGCGGCGAGTTCATGATGGTCTTCTTCGACACCCGCCGGCTGCAGCCGCTCGAGTACGACCACTTCTGGCTGTCCGACACCCCGGACGTGGTCGGCTCGCAGACCTGGGGCGGCTGCTGCCCGCGGATGGTCACCTGGGTCCGGTTCCTGGACAAGGCGACCGAGAAGCAGTTCTACGCGGTGAACACGCACTTCGAGGCCTTCGACGCGACCACCCGGTCGAAGTCGGCGGACCTGCTGCTGCAGCGGATGGGCGGGTTCGACCCGGCGCTGCCGGTGATCGCGACCGGCGACTTCAACGAGGCCGGCAAGCCAGGCGTGACCGTCTACGACAAGCTCGTCACCAACGGGCCGCTCGAGGACAGCTGGCTGACCGCCGACCGGCGCAGCCCGCTGTACGCGACCTTCCACGGCTACAAGCCGCTGACGCCGAACGGTGACCGGATCGACTGGATCCTCACCACGCCGGGCGTCAAGGTCCCGAAGGCGTCGATCAACACCTTCCAGAAGGACGGCCAGTACCCGAGCGACCACCTGCCGGTCGAGTCCTGGCTGCAGCTGCCCTGA